A single Nicotiana tabacum cultivar K326 chromosome 5, ASM71507v2, whole genome shotgun sequence DNA region contains:
- the LOC142180750 gene encoding uncharacterized protein LOC142180750 — protein sequence MGNTGDSSISTPEGFIPFTLNPSHPLYVLPSDSPGSQLVHVPFDGHGFVLWRSNMLTSLSAKSKLGLLDGKINQPNTDSPYYPYWERCNDMVKAWITNSVSRDIAISVICFRTAKEFWTDIKERFGQSNGYKYLQILREISGIVQGSSDIATYFTKLRNLWDELNSSYVGPTCSCGALPKFIEDQQLFQFLNGLNDSYSTVKSEIMIMSPLPPISKAYSLLQQDASQREILSTTPNFSTDSSSFSVSSTPHTTNRTFTQKVNFDSRKNMSSVSCKYCKKPDHTVDKCYRLDGFPADFKFTKSKKSDSCVQSDISHGLPSLFTAYAINSDNSHVPSLKRPLVIGKAAGRLYYLHPDADLFPDSTNVSFSSSVSCNKSDSTISSVNTIPCNQTPIYVQWQDNKGYLSLIVKFTLLPHFNWFGRDKFQSRAIPSLFLGYPCGKKGYKLLNLSTYSIFHSRDIVFHENIFPVHSSNHPVSHPPHPTPFVDVYSPPVSSPPPFVSSSPSSTNLPISPCPTLSTPSLHPPLTSTPVQAVRKSTRTVTQPSYLKDYICSSILPHVPAPKVSQSELHMHEPQFYQHRANSSLERYKARLVIKGDTQKKGIDFIETFSLVVKLTTIKCLITLAVKRGWTVYQLDVDNGFLHGDLHEEVYMKIPPGLDVSSIFASPRLACRLKKSLYGLMQASRQCSLIVLAVYVDDILWAGDDVAELDSLKLFLDSQFKIKDLGTVHYFIGLEISYTSQGYLMSLSKYTTDLLAEFNCQHFSPGSCSNSHKFVSGYYITLGDRLVSWKSKKQPTISLSSAEAKYRALRKVATKIAWLIRLLGDLSLPITAPVPMYCYSQAALHIAKNPVFHERTKYIEIDCHYVRECLHVVLLSLHFVSSTAQLADIMTKALSTHLHYGILGKLGVSSPSSLRGGGVLEPNLLVLLH from the exons ATGGGTAATACTGGTGATAGTTCAATTTCTACACCTGAGGGATTTATACCTTTTACACTCAATCCTTCTCATCCACTCTATGTGCTTCCCTCTGATAGTCCTGGTAGCCAATTGGTACATGTGCCATTTGATGGCCATGGTTTTGTGCTTTGGAGGAGCAATATGCTCACTTCTCTTTCAGCCAAAAGTAAGTTAGGGCTTTTAGATGGTAAAATTAATCAACCCAACACTGATTCACCTTATTACCCATACTGGGAGAGATGCAACGACATGGTGAAAGCTTGGATCACCAATTCTGTATCTCGAGATATTGCTATTAGTGTTATATGCTTCAGAACTGCCAAAGAATTTTGGACTGATATCAAGGAGAGATTTGGCCAATCCAATGGATACAAATATCTCCAAATTCTGAGAGAAATAAGTGGAATTGTTCAGGGATCCTCAGACATTGCCACATATTTCACCAAACTTAGAAACCTTTGGGATGAGTTGAACTCCTCATATGTAGGACCTACATGTTCTTGTGGAGCCCTTCCCAAATTCATAGAGGATCAACAACTTTTCCAATTCTTAAATGGCCTCAATGACTCCTACTCCACCGTGAAGAGTGAAATAATGATCATGAGTCCCCTACCACCTATCAGCAAGGCTTACTCTCTTCTACAACAAGATGCAAGTCAAAGGGAAATTCTATCTACCACTCCAAACTTCTCCACtgattcttcttctttctctgtaTCTTCAACTCCTCACACCACAAATAGAACTTTCACACAAAAGGTGAATTTTGATTCCAGGAAGAATATGTCTTCGGTTTCTTGCAAATATTGCAAGAAACCTGATCATACTGTGGACAAGTGCTACAGGCTAGATGGGTTCCCTGCAGACTTCAAATTCACCAAGAGCAAGAAGTCAGACTCTTGTGTTCAAAGTGACATTTCCCATGGTTTGCCAA GTTTGTTTACTGCTTATGCTATTAATTCTGACAATTCTCAT GTCCCTTCTCTGAAGAGGCCACTGGTAATTGGTAAGGCTGCTGGAAGGTTGTACTACCTTCATCCTGATGCTGATTTGTTTCCTGATTCAACCAATGTTTCTTTTTCCAGTTCTGTGTCATGTAATAAGTCTGACTCCACCATCTCTTCTGTAAATACTATTCCATGTAATCAGACACCTATT TATGTCCAATGGCAAGACAACAAAGGTTACCTTTCTCTGATAGTCAAATTCACTCTACTGCCCCATTTCAATTG GTTTGGCAGAGACAAATTTCAATCTAGGGCCATCCCTAGCCTCTTCCTGGGTTATCCTTGTGGAAAAAAGGGTTACAAGCTCCTTAATCTCTCCACTTATTCTATTTTTCACTCTAGGGATATTGTGTTTCATGAAAATATCTTCCCCGTTCACTCTTCTAACCATCCTGTTTCTCATCCTCCTCATCCTACACCCTTTGTGGATGTTTATTCTCCACCTGTTTCTTCCCCTCCTCCTTTTGTTTCTTCATCACCTTCTTCTACCAATCTTCCCATTTCTCCTTGTCCCACCCTTTCTACACCTTCACTCCATCCTCCTTTAACTTCTACACCTGTCCAGGCTGTCAGAAAATCCACTAGGACTGTCACTCAACCCTCTTACCTCAAGGATTACATTTGTTCTTCTATCCTACCCCATGTTCCTGCCCCTAAGGTGTCCCAATCTGAGTTGCATATGCATGAACCTCAGTTTTACCAGCAT AGGGCAAATAGTTCCCTTGAGAGATACAAGGCCAGGTTGGTTATCAAGGGTGATACTCAAAAAAAGGGTATTGATTTCATTGAAACCTTCTCCCTTGTTGTTAAATTGACCACCATCAAGTGTCTTATTACTCTGGCTGTTAAGAGGGGTTGGACTGTTTATCAGTTGGATGTCGACAATGGTTTTCTGCATGGTGACCTTCATGAGGAGGTTTATATGAAGATTCCTCCTGGTTTGGATGTCTCTTCTATTTTTGCCTCTCCTCGATTGGCTTGTAGACTTAAGAAATCTTTGTATGGCCTCATGCAGGCTTCCAGACAGTG TTCTCTTATTGTCCtggctgtttatgttgatgacattctCTGGGCTGGGGATGATGTTGCTGAATTGGATTCCTTGAAGTTATTTCTGGACTCCCAGTTTAAAATCAAGGATTTGGGCACAgttcattattttattggctTGGAGATCTCCTATACTTCTCAAGGTTACCTTATGTCTCTGTCCAAGTATACCACTGACCTCCTAGCTGAGTTCAACTGCCAGCATTTTTCTCCT GGTTCTTGCTCTAATTCTCACAAGTTTGTCAGTGGTTATTATATAACTCTTGGTGACCGTCTTGTCTCTTGGAAGAGCAAAAAACAACCTACTATTTCTTTGTCTTCAGCAGAGGCTAAGTATAGAGCTCTAAGGAAAGTTGCCACTAAAATAGCTTGGTTGATCAGATTGCTGGGTGACCTTAGCCTGCCTATTACTGCTCCTGTTCCTATGTATTGTTATAGTCAAGCTGCCTTACATATTGCAAAAAATCCAGTTTTCCACGAACGCACAAAGTATATTGAAATTGATTGCCATTATGTGCGTGAATGTTTACATGTTGTTCTTCTCTCTTTGCATTTTGTTTCAAGTACTGCTCAGTTGGCTGACATCATGACCAAGGCTTTATCTACTCATCTCCATTATGGCATTCTTGGCAAGCTTGGTGTTTCCTCACCCTCAAgcttgaggggggggggggtgttagaGCCCAATTTGTTAGTCCTTCTACATTAG